In the Limanda limanda chromosome 10, fLimLim1.1, whole genome shotgun sequence genome, one interval contains:
- the smtnl1 gene encoding smoothelin-like 1, whose amino-acid sequence MDGESPSQETSESTETTNQTDTNNNNNQAGEPEPEPEGNKDTARERSDMETAEDQGSMEDTVSQERGGDEEEASADDTDKPQRISKSDEGDSEEAEPDKDQASTGLKDPEVINREKEEEGDVEQNKKEAQQVEEVKTGKDEEELKDKDGESKTGGKAKEEETDVSGKAAKEAEKSKLVKEAEVDTKDKEKIKEVEKQGKPKRKSGPASSSVSRPRPTARSVRATTKKNIIAKFEQGAPETPVARNFKVQRSSAAVATGASIKQKMLQWCRNKTRNYEGVNIENFSSSWCNGMAFCALIHRFFPDAFDFSSLSPKEREKNFTLAFSNAESLADCCPLLEVSDMLMMGNHPDPMCVFTYVQSLCHSLSKIEKERKDRQNEEKEKPANEGEGKDKGEDVMGEVSTEKDGDESAEKGKMDGPEEKEGEDAEPVVTGEEEEEDALKSCEVEEGGGALVEAES is encoded by the exons ATGGATGGAGAATCACCAAGCCAGGAGACGTCTGAGTCAACAGAGACGACCAATCAGACTGATaccaacaacaataacaaccaa GCTGGcgagccagagccagagccagagggGAATAAAGACACAGCGAGGGAGCGCTCAGACATGGAGACAGCTGAAGATCAGGGGTCGATGGAGGATACAGTTTCacaagagagaggaggtgatgaggaggaggccaGTGCCGATGACACGGACAAACCCCAGAGGATTTCAAAGTCTGATGAGGGTGACAGTGAAGAGGCTGAGCCAGATAAAGACCAAGCCTCTACTGGGTTGAAGGATCCAGAAGtgataaacagagaaaaagaagaggagggagacgtggaacaaaacaagaaagaagCACAGCAGGTGGAAGAGGTCAAGACCGGGAAAGACGAAGAGGAGCTAAAGGACAAAGACGGAGAGAGTAAAACAGGGGGAAAGgcaaaggaagaggagacagatgtGAGTGGGAAAGCAGCAAAGGAGGCAGAGAAGTCAAAACTAGTCAAAGAAGCAGAGGTAGACacgaaagacaaagaaaagataaaagaaGTAGAAAAGCAAGGGAAGCCCAAGAGAAAGAGTGGACCTGCTTCCTCGTCTGTTTCCAGACCGAGGCCTACTGCACGCTCTGTTAGAGCAACcactaaaaaaaacataatagcCAAATTTGAACAAGGCGCACCAGA GACACCAGTAGCACGCAACTTCAAAGTTCAGAGATCGTCTGCAGCCGTGGCAACGGGTGCTTCAATCAAACAGAAGATGCTTCAGTGGTGTCGCAACAAAACCCGGAACTATGAG GGCGTCAACATAGAGAACTTCTCATCGTCTTGGTGCAACGGGATGGCTTTCTGCGCTCTGATCCACCGCTTCTTTCCCGACGCTTTCGACTTCAGCTCGCTCAGTccaaaagagagggagaaaaactTCACTCTGGCCTTCAGCAATGCAGA GTCACTTGCTgactgctgccccctgctggaggtGTCTGATATGCTCATGATGGGTAACCACCCGGACCCCATGTGCGTGTTCACGTATGTCCAGTCCCTCTGCCACAGCCTGTCCaaaatagagaaagagaggaaggacagacaaaatgaagagaaagagaagcctgCTAATGAGGGAGAGGGGAAAGATAAAGGAGAGGATGTAATGGGAGAGGTGTCAACGGAGAAGGATGGAGACGAGTCCGCTGAGAAGGGGAAGATGGATGGCCcagaggaaaaagagggagaagatgCTGAGCCTGTGGTGActggtgaggaggaagaggaggatgcacTGAAAAGCTGCGAGgtggaggaaggtggaggagcGTTAGTGGAGGCAGAGTCGTAG
- the LOC133011646 gene encoding zinc finger protein 45-like: MCANMPPDSLNLEAQLLSIMDVLVKAAAAEISQLFSESAASLRMLLSQSLKENEALRMRMKVTRGELFSLRLQTRSNRPASRFSSVRGTVPRPRFKPHVVIKPPVPQKAVGVAASVSLQSDNKTSSGTQVQCADVESPDVILIKDEDDVGGCGPDVGQDDFGGHRPQGGVTTGTQKLDSGSSCQKSYSEELRIVSVLSGGELPLHGDSDTLFTASELQAFSSLSPDHSITHDGLLSFTTGANDGAQLRLMQDNSVGLVEGNHSTQALTSAIKTTIVGADGHVGHPSHISQFSQQQNIFSHGVSKSLDCSICGERFLSREDLMVHRASHTGESPVVCTLCSKSFVNKTTLGIHMRIHTGEKPYACPQCGKRFTQNGSLKIHLRTHSGEKPYTCNQCPASFNNPSNLRRHMITHNTDGLL, from the exons ATGTGCGCCAACATGCCGCCGGACAGCTTGAACCTGGAGGCCCAGCTCCTGTCCATCATGGACGTGCTGGTgaaggcggcggcggcggagatCAGCCAGCTATTCTCTGAGAGCGCGGCGTCGCTCCGCATGCTGCTCAGCCAGAGCCTGAAGGAGAACGAGGCGCTGCggatgaggatgaaggtgaCGCGGGGCGAGCTGTTCTCCCTCCGGCTGCAGACCCGGAGCAACCGGCCGGCCAGCCGCTTCTCCTCGGTACGGGGAACCGTCCCCAGACCCCGGTTCAAGCCTCACG ttGTCATTAAGCCTCCGGTGCCTCAAAAAGCTGTTGGGGTCGCAGCCTCTGTTTCTCTACAGTCGGACAACAAGACTTCCTCTGGCACTCAAGTGCAG TGTGCAGATGTGGAGAGTCCAGATGTGATTCTGATTAAAGATGAGGATGACGTGGGAGGATGTGGACCAGATGTAG GTCAGGACGACTTCGGAGGCCATCGTCCACAGGGAGGTGTCACCACAGGGACCCAGAAGTTAGACTCTGGTTCCTCCTGCCAAAAAAGTTATAGTGAGGAGCTGAGAATCGTGAGTGTTCTCAGCGGAGGAGAATTGCCTCTGCATGGCGATAGTGACACCCTCTTCACTGCCTCTGAACTTCAGGCTTTCAGCTCCCTGTCTCCAGACCACAGCATCACCCATGACGGTCTCCTCAGCTTCACCACCGGTGCCAATGATGGCGCCCAACTGAGACTGATGCAGGATAACAGCGTTGGACTGGTGGAGGGGAACCATTCCACTCAAGCATTGACttctgcaataaaaacaaccaTAGTCGGAGCCGATGGTCACGTGGGGCACCCGAGTCACATCAGCCAGTTCTCCCAGCAGCAGAACATCTTCTCCCACGGTGTCAGCAAATCCCTGGACTGCAGCATCTGTGGCGAGCGCTTCCTCAGCCGCGAAGACCTGATGGTTCACCGGGCCAGTCACACCGGGGAGTCGCCCGTTGTCTGTACCTTGTGCAGCAAGTCTTTCGTCAACAAGACCACGCTGGGCATCCACATGCGCATTCACACCGGGGAGAAGCCGTACGCGTGTCCGCAGTGCGGCAAGCGCTTCACGCAGAACGGCAGCCTGAAGATCCACCTGAGGACTCACTCCGGAGAGAAGCCGTACACCTGCAACCAGTGCCCGGCCAGCTTCAACAACCCCAGCAACCTGCGCAGACACAtgatcacacacaacacagacggGCTGCTGTGA